A part of Jiangella alba genomic DNA contains:
- a CDS encoding aspartate aminotransferase family protein: MSPGIGTAASDHSPRNSSTRGWALQQAAAEVLPGGVNSATRYVGHPYAFGGGDGAYVVDLDGNRYLDYHAAFGAILLGHNSPVVDDPVRDAVGKLDLFGLGVTELEVELATRVTEVIPSAEMMIATMSGSEATAQAVRLARAATGRQLLVKFQGGFHGWHDAVARNVISRPELAYGRDPLSAGILDAALESTLIAEFNDLDSVRALFEQHPERIAAVIMEPIPHNVGALVPTQEFVSGLRDLTSAEGAVLIFDEVITGFRHALGGYQEICGVQPDLTTFGKGMANGYPIGGLAGPRSLMERFDGQKGDVLLAGTFNGYALGATAAIATIEHLRANPDFYTRTHALGARIRDGLTSIVAELDLEATVAGYGGVFSLYFAAAPIRGYRDLMRNDNQAYAAFHRRMTDKGFLMIPMSLKRNHVSGSHTDADVDRTLEAARDVLAAMKADGTAH; encoded by the coding sequence ATGTCCCCGGGGATCGGCACGGCAGCCTCCGACCACAGTCCACGCAACTCGTCCACCCGCGGCTGGGCCTTGCAGCAAGCCGCCGCGGAGGTGCTGCCCGGCGGCGTGAACTCCGCGACGCGTTACGTGGGGCACCCGTACGCGTTCGGCGGCGGCGACGGCGCGTACGTCGTCGACCTCGACGGCAACCGCTACCTCGACTACCACGCGGCGTTCGGGGCGATCCTGCTCGGGCACAACTCCCCCGTGGTCGACGACCCCGTGCGCGACGCCGTCGGCAAGCTCGACCTGTTCGGCCTCGGCGTCACCGAGCTGGAGGTCGAGCTGGCCACCCGGGTCACCGAGGTGATCCCGTCGGCGGAGATGATGATCGCGACGATGAGCGGGTCGGAGGCCACCGCGCAGGCGGTCCGGCTGGCCCGCGCGGCGACCGGCCGCCAGCTGCTGGTGAAGTTCCAGGGCGGCTTCCACGGCTGGCACGACGCCGTCGCCCGCAACGTCATCTCCCGCCCGGAGCTGGCCTACGGCCGCGACCCGCTGTCGGCCGGCATCCTCGACGCCGCGCTCGAGTCGACGCTGATCGCCGAGTTCAACGACCTCGACTCCGTGAGGGCGCTGTTCGAGCAGCACCCGGAGCGCATCGCCGCCGTCATCATGGAGCCGATCCCGCACAACGTCGGCGCGCTCGTCCCCACCCAGGAGTTCGTCTCCGGGCTGCGGGACCTGACGTCGGCCGAGGGCGCCGTGCTCATCTTCGACGAGGTCATCACCGGCTTCCGGCACGCCCTCGGCGGCTACCAGGAGATCTGCGGCGTCCAGCCCGACCTCACCACGTTCGGCAAGGGCATGGCCAACGGCTACCCGATCGGCGGGCTGGCCGGGCCGCGCTCGCTGATGGAGCGGTTCGACGGCCAGAAGGGCGACGTGCTGCTGGCCGGCACGTTCAACGGCTACGCCCTCGGCGCGACGGCCGCCATCGCCACCATCGAGCACCTGCGTGCCAACCCGGACTTCTACACCCGGACGCACGCGCTGGGCGCCCGGATCCGCGACGGCCTGACGTCGATCGTCGCGGAGCTGGACCTCGAGGCGACGGTGGCCGGCTACGGCGGCGTGTTCTCGCTCTACTTCGCGGCCGCGCCGATCAGGGGCTACCGCGACCTGATGCGCAACGACAACCAGGCGTACGCCGCGTTCCACCGCCGGATGACCGACAAGGGGTTCCTGATGATCCCGATGTCGCTCAAGCGCAACCACGTCTCCGGCTCGCACACCGACGCCGACGTCGACCGCACGCTGGAGGCCGCCCGCGACGTCCTCGCCGCCATGAAGGCCGACGGCACCGCGCACTAG
- a CDS encoding Gfo/Idh/MocA family protein: MTDDTTPLGVVIVGAGFIADHHGAALRGSARARLAGIVDVDAGRASAAATAAGGVPWSTDLAEALARPDVGAAIVCTPNMTHEPIALQIAAAGKHLLMEKPLTITVPSARAVVEAFDAAGTVVMAAHTHRFYDYARAVNDAIAGGAVGRPVFARLALLGGWIWPDWRAWVLDPAKSGGHALHNGVHLLDLVSWWLRDEPVSVFARGRAQTSAELRIYDYLEMHVEYAGGADAVCEMSRGHRPSTLDRRDVLVAGTDGVLQLPADGWGSTVVTESGTSLLHPQAANGFAVQLDAWLDAIADPAAERAMTPADAVRAVALGVATEWSIERGEPVTLDEVMEGVTA; this comes from the coding sequence GTGACTGACGACACAACGCCGCTGGGCGTGGTCATCGTCGGCGCCGGCTTCATCGCCGACCACCACGGCGCCGCGCTGCGTGGCAGCGCCCGCGCCCGTCTCGCCGGCATCGTCGACGTGGACGCAGGCCGCGCGAGCGCCGCCGCGACCGCCGCCGGCGGCGTGCCGTGGAGCACCGACCTCGCCGAGGCGCTGGCCCGTCCGGACGTCGGCGCGGCCATCGTGTGCACGCCGAACATGACGCACGAACCCATCGCACTCCAGATCGCCGCCGCTGGCAAGCACCTGCTGATGGAGAAGCCGCTGACGATCACCGTCCCGTCCGCCCGCGCGGTCGTCGAGGCCTTCGACGCCGCGGGCACGGTCGTGATGGCGGCGCACACGCACCGGTTCTACGACTACGCCCGGGCGGTGAACGACGCGATCGCCGGTGGCGCCGTCGGCCGGCCGGTGTTCGCCCGGCTGGCGCTGCTCGGCGGCTGGATCTGGCCGGACTGGCGGGCCTGGGTGCTCGACCCGGCCAAGTCCGGCGGGCACGCGCTGCACAACGGCGTCCACCTGCTCGACCTCGTCAGCTGGTGGCTGCGCGACGAGCCGGTCTCCGTTTTCGCTCGCGGCCGCGCGCAGACCTCCGCCGAGCTGCGCATCTACGACTACCTGGAGATGCACGTGGAGTACGCCGGCGGCGCCGATGCCGTGTGCGAGATGAGCCGCGGCCACCGCCCGTCCACCCTCGACCGCCGCGACGTGCTGGTCGCCGGCACCGACGGTGTGCTGCAACTCCCGGCCGACGGATGGGGCTCCACCGTCGTGACGGAGTCCGGCACCAGCCTGCTGCACCCGCAGGCCGCCAACGGGTTCGCCGTCCAGCTGGACGCCTGGCTGGACGCGATCGCCGACCCGGCCGCGGAGCGGGCGATGACCCCGGCCGACGCCGTCCGCGCGGTCGCGCTGGGCGTCGCCACCGAGTGGTCCATCGAGCGCGGCGAGCCGGTCACGCTCGACGAGGTCATGGAAGGGGTGACCGCATGA